In Colletotrichum higginsianum IMI 349063 chromosome 3, whole genome shotgun sequence, a genomic segment contains:
- a CDS encoding C6 transcription factor: MSLSSKRRRIILPAPGAQPSGSLPPTPAIAAAAAAAAHQPSASGRGTGGQAINNDESSSKASNTEARSQSVESSDDPKPRAVASKRQVIAVACDNCRRRKAKCDGQRPKCQHCSKRGVDCHYEANQGETVSLALKRKANVLEVENAQYRDLFRMVCTKTEDEAKEIFRRIRVSGDPLRVLESIRQAEILLPTPSTNDRLHDSRLAKINEKALENSPIRVPAKPWTTVVDDGLVSELIADFFTWDNVSCFPAIEQTVFVDDMRAGSIKQAKWCSPVLVNAICAVRAPFLESAKQFSAITGRDLSRMFREEVMQLLEKSHGRATIPTILALVLVDWSASIAGDESGAKMYRFMAWERYKRFKPERRFAMLNKDDPADAVEMLCISRAVWAIFFMESRISYFYNSVADIPPPSIPRLFDNHGRDAIEPRGNVDVLGRPHLASTNQIPIVPGMATVVSDLACLQYDIMQYLTSGSTIKGSIEDVRRKKHWYCRLQEFREALPSRFHADINFTPATCFLRMHENEIAYVLLQSLHPSTKFDTPFTTPTTTVKSLCLQHCISDTTIAEAYLQRYITHSYITRQVFVATQNLMPFLNDNHAATSDLFTRLCIIGGLSARVVRMSMYLLQALQAMAWAMKLDIPAEAKQYLDPWVKLAIQESETRPPSYAVPDREEIKALLADDDQSEGGARESGAELWALVEKWAVSGGKVP; encoded by the exons ATGTCGCTCTCGTCGAAGCGTCGCCGAATTATTCTTCCCGCGCCCGGTGCCCAGCCCTCCGGTTCTCTCCCACCTACACCGGCGatcgcagcagcagcggcggcggcggcccatCAACCCTCCGCCTCTGGACGTGGAACGGGCGGACAGGCGATCAACAACGATGAGTCCTCGAGCAAGGCTTCGAACACCGAGGCCAGGAGTCAGAGTGTCGAGTCCTCAGATGATCCGAAGCCGCGTGCTGTTGCGTCAAAGCGACAGGTCATTGCCGTTGCTTGCGACAACTGTCGACGGAGAAAGGCCAAG TGCGATGGCCAACGCCCGAAATGCCAGCACTGCTCCAAGCGAGGCGTCGACTGCCACTACGAGGCGAACCAGGGCGAGACGGTGAGTCTCGCCCTCAAACGCAAGGCCAACGTCTTGGAGGTAGAAAACGCCCAGTACAGAGACCTCTTCCGTATGGTCTGCACCAagaccgaggacgaggcaAAGGAAATTTTCCGCCGCATCCGAGTCTCGGGCGATCCCCTCAGAGTTTTGGAGTCCATCCGCCAGGCAGAAATTCTGCTCCCCACGCCATCGACGAATGATCGGTTACACGACTCGAGACTGGCCAAGATCAACGAAAAAGCCCTCGAGAACAGCCCCATCCGCGTGCCCGCCAAACCATGGACCACTGTGGTAGACGATGGTCTAGTGTCGGAGCTCATCGCCGATTTCTTCACCTGGGACAACGTGAGCTGTTTCCCGGCCATCGAGCAAACTGTGTTTGTCGACGACATGCGAGCCGGCAGCATCAAGCAAGCCAAGTGGTGCTCGCCCGTCCTCGTCAATGCTATTTGTGCAGTTCGCGCA CCATTCCTCGAGAGCGCCAAACAGTTCAGTGCCATCACTGGCAGAGACCTCTCTAGAATGTTCCGGGAGGAGGTTATGCAGCTGCTGGAAAAAAGTCATGGACGCGCCACAATACCCACCATCCTGGCACTCGTACTCGTCGACTGGTCGGCCAGCATCGCCGGAGACGAGTCCGGCGCCAAGATGTATCGCTTTATGGCCTGGGAGCGGTACAAGCGCTTCAAACCCGAGCGGCGGTTCGCCATGCTCAACAAAGACGACCCGGCCGATGCTGTCGAGATGTTGTGCATTTCAAGGGCAGTATgggccatcttcttcatggAAAG TCGAATTTCGTATTTCTACAACTCAGTCGCCGATATCCCCCCACCTTCAATACCAAGATTATTCGACAACCACGGCAGAGACGCCATCGAGCCAAGAGGCAACGTTGATGTCCTCGGACGGCCGCACCTGGCATCAACGAATCAGATACCCATCGTGCCGGGCATGGCCACTGTCGTGTCAGACCTCGCCTGTTTACAATACGACATCATGCAGTACCTCACTTCCGGCAGCACCATAAAGGGCAGCATAGAAGACGTCAGGAGGAAGAAGCACTGGTATTGCAGGTTGCAGGAGTTCAGGGAGGCCTTGCCCAGCCGTTTCCACGCCGATATTAACTTCACTCCCGCGACCTGCTTCCTCAG GATGCACGAGAACGAAATCGCATACGTTCTTCTGCAGTCCCTCCACCCATCAACAAAGTTCGATACCCCCTTTACGACACCTACCACTACCGTGAAATCTCTCTGCCTGCAGCACTGCATATCCGACACGACCATTGCAGAAGCATACTTACAACGATACATCACCCACTCCTACATTACCCGCCAAGTCTTTGTGGCTACGCAAAACCTGATGCCGTTTCTCAACGACAACCACGCCGCCACGAGTGACCTGTTCACGCGCCTCtgcatcatcggcggcctctCTGCCCGTGTTGTTCGCATGTCCATGTACCTTCTGCAGGCGCTTCAAGCCATGGCGTGGGCGATGAAGTTGGATATACCCGCCGAAGCGAAGCAGTATCTTGACCCATGGGTGAAGTTGGCGATCCAGGAGAGCGAGACGAGGCCCCCAAGCTACGCCGTGCCGGATCGCGAAGAAATCAAAGCGCTTCTGGCAGATGATGACCAGAGTGAAGGAGGGGCCAGGGAAAGCGGCGCCGAACTTTGGGCTCTGGTCGAGAAGTGGGCTGTCAGTGGCGGCAAAGTTCCTTGA
- a CDS encoding Dockerin type 1: MAKLTPLTFTLFFLHGAYAIPTPSQPICRGVDITATSPNPSLNLIDRSTPLSPPAPPDSFTANPSIGHGGSSFRDSAHFRVYASDLSAADRALPLLEGAYACFVDALGWRSTGLSYNDDYNADGPWTKLNVYSVDSLPGAAGVMRSDAATGMAWLEVANPHLVTSVTVHEFGHGLHYHQQTWVHQGRTGAWWETLANWVSDTFLTSPLCAAARSANGQATPSTSEINVVKTIGDSFQVIVDGTAGSGNYYQAWPFFTYITNNPDGFAGLGRDVMGQLMVRYSPNSNETPLHTLQRVSTGASVAKIVGKYWARMAYLDIGHQQAQSVFFSQRGRINFANVDSAGTGNYRVKSDRRPRYMGANVIPLKNPSGTVSVKITTSGQLTSHLVARNTGSGAVRYIELVNGAGSVSVAGDEEASLVVANTPANLVLFDPFALSAEVNTGVDYSFTLSGATA; encoded by the coding sequence ATGGCAAAACTCACGCCCCTGACCTTCacccttttctttctccaTGGCGCCTACGCCATCCCAACCCCTTCTCAGCCCATCTGCCGCGGCGTAGACATCACAGCAACCTCCCCGAACCCTTCCCTCAACCTTATCGACCGCTCGACGCCCTTATCCCCCCCCGCCCCACCCGACTCCTTCACGGCAAATCCGTCTATCGGCCACGGTGGCTCCTCCTTCCGGGACTCGGCTCACTTCCGCGTCTACGCCTCAGacctctccgccgccgaccgcGCCCTGCCGCTACTCGAAGGCGCATATGCTTgcttcgtcgacgccctcggctGGCGCTCCACAGGTCTATCCTACAACGACGACTACAACGCCGATGGTCCCTGGACCAAGCTCAACGTCTACAGTGTCGACAGCCTTCCCGGCGCTGCCGGCGTCATGCgctccgacgccgccacggGAATGGCCTGGCTTGAGGTCGCGAACCCTCACCTCGTCACCTCCGTCACGGTCCACGAGttcggccacggcctgcaCTACCACCAGCAAACGTGGGTGCACCAGGGCCGGACCGGCGCGTGGTGGGAGACGCTGGCCAACTGGGTGTCAGACACGTTCCTGACCTCGCCGCTgtgcgccgccgcccgaagCGCCAACGGGCAAGCCACGCCCTCGACAAGCGAGATTAACGTCGTCAAGACCATCGGCGACTCCTTCCAGGTCATAGTcgacggcaccgccggcAGTGGCAACTACTACCAGGCGTGGCCGTTCTTCACTTACATCACCAACAACCCGGACGGtttcgccggcctcggccgcgacgtGATGGGTCAGCTGATGGTGCGGTACAGTCCCAACTCCAACGAGACGCCGCTGCACACCCTCCAGCGCGTCTCCACGGGCGCCTCGGTTGCCAAAATCGTTGGCAAGTACTGGGCGCGCATGGCCTACCTCGACATCGGCCACCAGCAGGCACAGTCTGTCTTCTTCAGCCAGCGGGGGCGCATCAACTTCGCCAACGTCGACTCAGCGGGTACCGGCAACTACCGCGTCAAGTCTGACAGGAGACCGCGGTACATGGGTGCCAACGTGATCCCGCTCAAGAACCCTTCCGGCACGGTGAGTGTCAAGATCACGACGAGCGGACAGCTAACATCGCACCTGGTCGCGCGGAACACTGGAAGCGGCGCCGTGAGGTATATTGAGTTGGTCAACGGCGCTGGAAGCGTGAGTGTTgctggcgacgaggaggcaAGCCTTGTTGTCGCGAACACGCCGGCCAACCTGGTGCTGTTTGATCCGTTTGCCTTGTCGGCCGAGGTCAACACGGGCGTTGACTACTCCTTCACTCTGTCTGGGGCGACGGCTTAG